TAACCTTTCGCAGGGGCAGCCGTCCCCAGTTACTCCCGCATTAGGGGCGTCGGTGAGACAGGCAAAGTTTGCCCCTACATTTCGTAGGACTCCGATTTAATATCAATCTTAATGCCCGTCAAACGTGCTGCCAGCCTGGCGTTTTGCCCGGCGCGGCCGATAGCGAGTGACAGTTGGTCGTCCGGCACAATGACGCGGCAGGCTTTGGGGTCGTCGCCTATCATCTCCACCTCGCTTACACGTGCCGGCGACAGCGCGGCGCCTACATATTCTTCATCGATATCACTGTATGGGATAATATCAACCTTTTCGCCATTTAACTCGTCAACGATATTGTTGACCCGTGCGCCGCGATTGCCGACGCATGCGCCGACGGCGTCAACATTTGGGTCAAGCGAACGTACTGCCATTTTGGTGCGATTGCCCGCCTCACGCACAACATTGATGACTTCAACGATGCCATTGGCAATTTCGGGCACTTCGAGTTCAAATAAGCGCTTGACAAGCCCGGGGTGTGTGCGAGAAATAAAGACTTGTGGGCCGCGCGTTGACTCGCGCACCTCGGCGACATATACCTTAACGTAAGAGCCTTCGGGCAATTCTTCGCCGCGCACTTGCTCGCTTTGCGGTAGTACCATTTGCGTATTACCTTCCTCGTCGCTGTCGATCATACGCAGATAAGCGTTGCCGCGTGGGTCAATGCGTGTAACAATGCCGGTCAAAATCTCATGCTCTTTGGAGGCGTATTGCTGAAAAATCATGCCGCGCTCAACTTCACGGATGCCCTGTACGATAACCTGTTTTGCCGTCTGGGCCGCGATGCGCCCAAATGACATCGGGTCAACCGGTGTGCGCAACATATCGCCGACATTGAGCAGAGGATCTTTTTCACGCGCCAACTCGAGCGAAATTTCTAACGCCGGATTTTCAACTTCCTCAACAACCTCTTTGAGCACAACGGCACGCATGGTTTTATTTTCTTCGTCAAGTTCTAGCTCGACATTTTCACCGCCGACATCTGGATCGTTGCGTACAGCAACGGCGACAGCTTGTGAAATTTTATCCAGCATAAAGGCTTTGGGGATGTTTTTTTCTTTTTCCAATTGCGCCAGCGCATCAAAAAATTCTGCGTTCATTATTTACTCCTTGTATTGTACTTTTATTTGTGCGACATCGGCTCTGTCAAATGTTTTTTCGCCGTCATCGCATTGTAAGATAATCTGTTCGTCCGTGGCAGTTAATACACCTTGCCAAGTACGTTTTCCGTCAACGGCTTTGTAGAGTTTGACATCAACATCTGTGCCGATAAACTGCTTGCGCTGCGTATCGGTGTACAACACACGTTCGATGCCGGGGGAGGATACTTCCAATGAGTATGCGCCGGGAATAAAGTCCTCTTCATCCAACCAAGGATCAATGGCTTTGCTCATTTGCTCGCAGTCATCGGTGCCGATGCCGCCAGGCTTGTCAATGGTCAGACGCAACACTGCGCCTGCGGCCTCTTTGCCAAACTCAACATGCCATAAAGTCAGCCCCAATTGCTCGGCAAGGGGCGCGGCGTATGCGGTAACGCGGTCGGCGATGCGGCTCATAAGATGCTTCCTCACAATGTGGGGCGAACAGTGTGCCCCTACTATACACTACCTAAGAAGTATTAAGAGAGCGGGTCTCCCCACTCTCCAACACAACACTTCAATACATAGTATACCACAAGTTTCAAAAATTGCAAGCCTTTTTCTTGACTTTTTGGGCGCGTATACATTATACTGTAATTTGCCGTTTGAATAACGAGCAAGAAAACAGACATAAGGGAGAAATTGCCATGGGACGTGTATTCAATTTTTCAGCCGGGCCGTCGATGTTGCCGGAGTTCGTGTTGCAACGCGCAGCGGAGGAAATGCTGGACTATCGAGGGACAGGGATGTCTGTGATGGAAATGAGCCATCGATCTAAGCTGTACTTAGGAATTTATGAGGCGACAGTCCAGAGAATGCGTGATGTGATGGGCATTCCCAATAATTATAAAGTGTTGTTTCTGCAAGGCGGTGCAACGTTGCAATTTGCATCGATTCCCATGCATTTGATGGGGCGTACGGGCAAGGCTGATTATGCTGTTACCGGCAGCTTTGCTAAAAAGGCCATGCAGGAAGCAAAAAAGTATGGTGAGGTTAATATCGCCTGCGACAGCAAGCCCTATGCCGCTATTCCGGCGCAGAGTGAGTTGACGCTCGACCCCAACGCTTCGTATTTTCACTATTGCGGCAATAACACCATTTTCGGCACGCTATGGCCGTATCTTCCGCAGACGGGTGATGTGCCGCTGGTGTGTGATTTGTCGAGCAGCATTTTGAGCCAGCCGATTGATGTGTCGAAGTACGGTGTGATTTACGCAGGTGCGCAAAAAAATATGGGGCCTGCAGGCTTGACGGTTGTTATCGTGCGCGATGATTTGCTGGATGGGGCATCGGAAATCGTACCATCAGTGATGAACTGGCGCGGCATGGCTGACAACGATTCGATGCTCAACACGCCGCCATCGTACGGTATTTATCTGCTGGGCTTGGTGTTAGAATGGATTGAAACCATGGGCGGGTTGCCTGCCATGGAAACGCATAACAAAAAGAAAGCTGCTGTATTGTATGACGCGATGGATGCCTGCGATTTCTATACGCCGGTTGCCGACAA
The Oscillospiraceae bacterium genome window above contains:
- the serC gene encoding 3-phosphoserine/phosphohydroxythreonine transaminase is translated as MGRVFNFSAGPSMLPEFVLQRAAEEMLDYRGTGMSVMEMSHRSKLYLGIYEATVQRMRDVMGIPNNYKVLFLQGGATLQFASIPMHLMGRTGKADYAVTGSFAKKAMQEAKKYGEVNIACDSKPYAAIPAQSELTLDPNASYFHYCGNNTIFGTLWPYLPQTGDVPLVCDLSSSILSQPIDVSKYGVIYAGAQKNMGPAGLTVVIVRDDLLDGASEIVPSVMNWRGMADNDSMLNTPPSYGIYLLGLVLEWIETMGGLPAMETHNKKKAAVLYDAMDACDFYTPVADKGSRSLMNVTFRCPNEDLDKLFVKQAAEKDMLTLAGHRSAGGVRASIYNAMPMAGVETLAEFMGEFAKANG
- a CDS encoding ribosome maturation factor RimP, which codes for MSRIADRVTAYAAPLAEQLGLTLWHVEFGKEAAGAVLRLTIDKPGGIGTDDCEQMSKAIDPWLDEEDFIPGAYSLEVSSPGIERVLYTDTQRKQFIGTDVDVKLYKAVDGKRTWQGVLTATDEQIILQCDDGEKTFDRADVAQIKVQYKE
- the nusA gene encoding transcription termination factor NusA, coding for MNAEFFDALAQLEKEKNIPKAFMLDKISQAVAVAVRNDPDVGGENVELELDEENKTMRAVVLKEVVEEVENPALEISLELAREKDPLLNVGDMLRTPVDPMSFGRIAAQTAKQVIVQGIREVERGMIFQQYASKEHEILTGIVTRIDPRGNAYLRMIDSDEEGNTQMVLPQSEQVRGEELPEGSYVKVYVAEVRESTRGPQVFISRTHPGLVKRLFELEVPEIANGIVEVINVVREAGNRTKMAVRSLDPNVDAVGACVGNRGARVNNIVDELNGEKVDIIPYSDIDEEYVGAALSPARVSEVEMIGDDPKACRVIVPDDQLSLAIGRAGQNARLAARLTGIKIDIKSESYEM